The sequence GTGCATCTGTGCAAAGTGAGCATCAAATCCCACAGTGCTGATGCTCACTTACACTAcggcccctttatgctgctctgCCTTTAGGGTCCCTAAAGTACATGCTTCTGGACATCGCCCGTGCAAAGGGGCCTCGGGGTAATGGGCATCAGACCCAGTCCTTCTCATCTGGTAATGTCCCGCACTcaccttgcactggtgtaaatggagcAAGGCCGTGGTGAATCAGCCCCTTTGGGCCTACCTGTCTAGCCCTGTCCATCTGCCCCCATTTCACCCACAACAGAACAGAACCATAGAGCcacagggccagaagggaccacaagggtcccCTCGTCTACTCCCCTGCCAAGAAGCAGGACTGGCTGTGTCTAAAGAATCCAGAGACCGGGAAATAACAGGGCCCCCTTTCCCACTGTGCAACCccaaatttacactggtgtaactcagccAGCATCAAAGGACTCAGACCCCCAGGAAATAAGCAATGCGGGCCGACCCCAGCCCGCAATGGGTAGCCTGTCTGCAGGCGAAGCTCCGCTCTGCTGGCTTGCGAAGCCCCCAAGTACACAGACCTGCTGAGCCAGGGCGTATCTCTGAGGGCGGTCGTGCCCCTCGTCCCAACACCTTTATCGAAGCGGCCAGTTAGGGTGGAAGAGGGTTCACGCTTTCTGGGCGTGTGGCCCTGCCGGGCTGCTCTGGGGAGATAGGGAGGCAGCCAAGAGAACATGCGCCCCCCCGGCCAAGACTTCAGGGCGTGTTCCAGGGCACTTTGCAGCTGATAGTTTGTCTGTGTTGCTAACCTCGGGCTGAAAGGCAGCTGCTCTGCTGTGCTACACCAACCCGGCAATGACAAAGGGGCAAGGAGGGCTCCGGGGCAagttgcaccagctgagaatctggcccgaTATAGCTGTACAGTGCTGAAAAGAAGAAGCCTCTCCTCCGACATGTTAGAGAAGGACAATCCCACTAGGGTTCCCAGCCTTTTGTCCCCTTGgagtcacagaatcacagaagatcagggctggaagggccctcaggaggttctagtccagcaccctgctccaagcaggaccaacacccactaaatcatcccagccagggctttgtcgagctgggacttaaaaacttctaaggaaggagattccgctacctccctagggaacccattccagtgtttcaccaccctcctcgtgaaaaagttttcctaatatccaacctaaacctcccccactgcaacttgagaccattactccttgtcctgtcatctgctaccactgagaacagtctagagccatcctctttggagccccccttcaggcAGCTgagggctgctatcaaatccctccctcactcttctcttttgcaaactaaataacctcagttccctcagccgatTCTGCTCCCACTCTGCCACAGGCCTCTCGCTTTTCtatctctcccccttcccttcacaccccccccccgataTAAACCGCACCCTGCACAATGTCGCTTCTTTTTAATGGCACCAGTTAATAACGTCAAAGAAAAAGCCTTGGCGTGGAAAATTAATTGAAATTGTGATTGTTCAGTGTCACCTGTTGCATTGTTCCGTACCGGTTGGTTGTACTGTACCAGGGCAGACTGGTGTGCGAGGGGCAGCCATAACGCTGATAGACCCCGGTCGTCGggatcgaaccagggacctcttGCGCtgagtgcatgagcctctaccgcatgagctagaAGCCACTACTGCATGGCTTCccaggagcagccgtgttagtctgtatccgcaaaaagaacagctgtagctcccgaaagcttaagctcaaataaattggtttgcctctaaggtgccacgagtcctcctgttctaaCTGCATGGTTGTTAGCTCAGGGTGTGGAGCGGACTCAAGCTCCCTctcagtggtcttggtgccaccaGCTGGGACAGAACCCCGCACCCAAGGGGCCTGGGGGGGACACAGAGCGGGCAGACAACTAGCATTCCCAGGCGTGTTGATTAGCTCGGATGACCTGCCCATTGAATGCGAACCGGACATGAGCCGCAGGTCTAGACAAAgccacagagccctgggggtgAGAGTGGGCAGCAGCTTTGATGCGAGTCTGTTCTGGATATATACACAGAGCTGCACCTGGCTGTGATATGACCGGCTGGTTCGCCCTGCCTTACCCCAGGGTTGCCAGTGTCACTGCAATAAGAGCTTAAGGAGCCCGTACGTGGGACAGAACTCTTCTGCTGCTATGGAGGCATATCCAGGCCTCTGCACACTGGCGAATTCCATCCAGAGACAGCAATGAAGAAGCTGCAATCGGCCCCGCGCTGGGCACCCGTTGAAGGAGATTGTCGGCGAGGCAGCACACGTATCACAGAGACCAGCAGCCGGAGCCCGCAGGTGTCAGCATCCTCAGCTCCCATCTCTACCAGGCACGCAGCAGCTCACAggggccccaattcaggaaagcacttaagtgtgtgATTACCTTCCGGCACGTGCCTTCCTCCACCAGGGCCAGCACCGGGCCCGGTCAGGCCATCCTGCAGACATGGCTAACGCTGGTAGCCCAGTACTGGCCTGTAAGGCAGCGTCACGGGCTATGAGCATtcggggtggggagaaaggggtgtgtgtaggtccctgctgcttgtgcaggTCTATCCCCAGCCCTGTTTGCCAAGCTCTCCTCCGGGATCTCGCCCGGCTCATgagaggggggatggggaggaagaggggaggaatGGCCACGTTGCCAACCCAGCAATGTAGAACTGAGCAACTGGAGAATCTTACAGCTGCCCCCCTtgtgtttctcctcctccttgcttTCCCTGCTTCATGCCCCTCGCTTGTTGCATCTTAAGGACATAAGAGCTgccacactgagtcagaccagggtccatctagctcaggatCCTGTCTCCGACAGTGGCCTGGAGCAGGGTGTCAGGGGAACACACTGAGCAGGGCGACCATGGAATGATCTGCCCCTTCTTCCACCCCCAGCTCCCGGTGGTCAGCAGCCTAAGGTCTCCCCGAGTGTGGAGATGCAGCCCTGAGCCTCTTGGCTACCAGCCAGGTTCTTGTTTGAATGCTGAACAGAGTCCCCATCCCCGTAACTGAATCAGACCCCTCCTGGCGCAAATCctttgctctggggcttaggctcTGCGCACGTCAGGgcagcagccagggctttgcctgCCTTTTTGTGGGGTGCCTAGCGTGTTTTGGGGGCACTGCAGAGATTCACTGTGACAGTCATATGAGCAATTATTATGGTTACTAATTGCCTTTGTGTGTATGGGCGATGCAAACTCCAGGGAGCAGAAAGGGCATTTCTGCCCTAATTCAAAGCCAAACGCCCCCCTGTTTCCTTCCCTCACCTCATGTCCCTCCTAGAAGTTTCCCACATTTTGAACCCAAAGACAGGAGAAAACTCCATTACCCGGCAGCTTTTAACATTCATCTTTGGCAGGGGGTGAGACTATCAAGCCCTTTAAAATGCTGCCACAGCTGGAATTCAGTTCAGGAAAATGTCTAATAAATGCTCGATTCAAATGTCTGGGTTGATCTTTGACTTCAGGGTGAGCTGGCAGAAATAACAAATGGAAACCCCCTGGTCACGCTGTCTAGTCCCCATTGTGAGTTGAGGATGGGTCCTCAGAGTTCATTTCCCAGTGTGTAGTGTAGCTTTCTTTTAAAGAGTTCAGGTGGAGGGGGGTAGGTCAGGGGGTGTATGGCCGAGGTTGTATTGAGAAGTGCCTATATATGATTTAACTCTCTGGTTCCCAGTTCTTATAAAAAACATGGTCCTCTGAAGCCTGCAGGCCCCTTTAGCGTGTCGGGCATGTGTGTACCTCAGAGATGGAAAACTCTAGCAAGCTCTGGCCTGTGGTTTGGAAGATTTATCTGCAATGTGCAGCTGCGGCTCCTTGCGAGTTATCGGCCCAATGGGACGGGGCTGAACTGTTCTCTGAAAGGGGCCTCTTGAGCCGGCTCATGGGTCCCAAGTGAAAAGGAGGGGTCCCCGTGCCAGCCTGTTGGCTAGGAGTGTAAGTCGGACACAACGTGAAATAGGCCAGGGTCTCAGCTAGGCTGATTTGTGCCAGCGGAGGATCTGGGCTAGCGTTTTTAAATGTAGTCCCCAAATGACCTCTGTGAAGAGCCAGATCCTGAGGTCTTCACTGGGCATCATAATTCGCACTCGTTGACTCTGGGCTAAAGCCAGAGAAACACCACAGACACCCAGGGGATCAGCCTGGGAGGAGAAGGCCACCTGAagaatctgaagaagtgggctttttacccacaaaaactgACTCCCAAATAAATGTAtgagtctataaggtgccactggTCTCCTTGCTGAAATTTTCACTTTCCCCTTGTTTAGGCCCTAAAACACCTGGAACCACTCGAAATCATGGGCCTGACCCTCTCCTCCCCTGGAAAGTCACTTGCACCTGTGTCCCGTGGGTGCAAAACATGATCACACTGATCTGTCTGGATTTTGTGTCCCATTCTCACTGCACATGGTATAAGGGAATGGAGAGCCCCGCCCTGCATTGGAAACTGTGTcggtgggccagatcctcagctggtgtgaacagGCCCTTCATCATCGACCACGCTGGCGCTCACTGACGCCGGCCGCGGGGGAGCCGACACCAGGCCTTTGTCCCCGCCAGAGGGTCGGGGCCAGTCACCTGTCTGCCCTGTTAGTATGGCACACAGTCAACCCCGtgaaacctgccccattagcCAACCCCCTGCCAGCAGCAATCCAGGAACagtccccacccacagcccctccaCACGGTCAGGGCTGGCCCCTTGGGACTCACTCCAATGAtgctagggccagatccttccctggtgtaactctgttTTACTCAGTGCAGCTCTGCCAGTTTGCACTagtggaggatctgggccattgGGAGCGGCACTTCAGAGATGTGTGGGGTTTGGGTCACCCCTCTGGGCAGGGGCGACTCCGCCCCCAATTTAAGGTCCTCTCTGGTCCTAAAGAGGAGACAAGGGTTAAGGGTGTAAGTGCCAAAGTCCTTTGTGACACCTCTGCCTGCTGGGGTCAATATCCCCCTGGGGACAGGGCCCTAGGGTGGGGGTGCTGTGCGGACAGCGGGAGAGTCCAGAGGGTGGATTTAGCATGTCCGTTGAGCTAGCCCTGGGATCCCGACTCAGCAGACCGCACCCTGCATGGACGAAGCAAGCAGTGGAGTGGCCTCTCCCCAGCCCGCGCAgaccccaccccagggctgaccaATGGCCGTGTCcacagagagggggaggagcggaggCCGGAGGATAAAGGCCCCGCTGGGGGTCTGCCCCTCAGCTACAGGTTCCTCCCTCAGCTGCATCTGCAAAGGACCCCTCGCTCCTCACCATGGTGCACTGGACAGCCGAAGAGAAGCAGCTCATTACCGGCCTGTGGGGCAAGGTCAACGTGGCCGAATGTGGTGGCGAAGCCCTGGCCAGGTAGGCCCAGCCCCATGGCATCTGCCCCCCTGTCTCCTGGGCTGGCgaagctgctgcttctgcttctgCTTCTGCAGGGAGGCTGCAGTAACCCTGCGTCTGTCTCTGctcctgtctccctctctctaggCTGCTGATCGTCTACCCCTGGACCCAGAGGTTTTTCTCTTCCTTCGGGAACCTCTCCAGCCCCACCGCCATTGTGGGCAACCCCAAGGTCCGTGACCACGGCAAGAAGGTGCTGACCTCCTTTGGGGATGCCGTGAAGAACCTGGACAACATCAAGGCCACCTATGCCAAGCTGAGCGAGCTGCATTGTGACAGGCTACACGTGGACCCCGAGAACTTCAGGGTGAGTTGGGCTCCTGGGTCCCCCGCTTCGATCCCCCAGGACAGGGCAGGGCCAAGTGGTGGTTCTCCCTTTGGGGCATGGAGGAGGCCACCGGTGAGCAAGCTCCCAAAGGTGCACTGGGCCTACAGGTGACAGACAGTAAGTGACGCTGTATAACCCCGTACAAGGTGCCAGGCCTggggagcaggctcaggggagagtCTGGCAGGATCCAGTAATGCAGGTGGAAATCTGCCAAGGCCACCTGGGCCTGGGATCCAGTGTCagaagggatggagggaggaggtggggtgctctgaagggggtgggggcgtgaTATGGGTTTGGTCCAAGAGAAGTGAGCGGGGTGCTAGGGGGAGGGATCTGTGGGGAGAAGGGCATGCTCGGGTGGACCGGCCCCTTTGGCGGGTGCCGAGAAGGATGTCCAGGGAGTGAAAGTGCTGCTCCCCCGTGATGACCCCAGCCCCACAGCGCTCTGTGCACAACCCCCCTGTCCCGCCCCTTGGGCAGAGGACtgatgggagggaggagggaaggggctaAGGGCCTGCAGGAGGAAACCACGGGGCAGGCCACGAGCGAAGGGCAGGTGCCAGTGGAAGCTataggggcactggggggggatcACTGGGGTGGCGTTAGAGAGGTGGGGAGATGCCAGCGACAGACAGATACAGCGCTgatggcagggggtgaggggcaggggaacAACAGGGCCGGGACAGGTGGTGGGAGCAAGGGGAAGGATGGCAAGGGGTGGGTGCCAGAAGAGGGGAAGGAtttgggggagaggaaaggggtcTGAgccagggaagagggaggagagagctgGTCAgagtgacattcccctggtgcagGGGACACCCCCTAGGTCCCACTTAGGCCCTATTGTGAGGACTTAAGTAGCGTATAGGTCTTCTGCTGGCCTGGCCCTGCActcaagggggcgggggggggggcagggagagagggttCACCACGCAGGAATAGAGGAGAAGGCATGAGGAGTTAAGGTCAGAAAGACACagatgggagagagaaggagctgggggaggcaAACGGGTAAAGCGAGCAGAACATAGAGATGAAACAGAGACTCTCACGGGGTCCTGGGCTGGGGAGAAATTTTCATGGCAGTGTCAATGCAGATAAAACCCAGAGCCCCAAACTTCAtgatccatccacccatccatccatccatccatccacccacccacccacccacccacccatccatccacccacccacccacccacccatccatccatccatccacccacccacccatccatccacccacccacccgtcCGTgtgtccatccatccacccatccatccatccacccacccacccatccatccatccatccacccacccacccacccacccacccatccatccatccatccacccacccgtccatccatccatccatccatccatccacttgccctctccccccaccctgcaccaaTATCTACAGATATCTCTCCACCATGGTCGCTGAGCAGCAGCCCTTACTGCTCACATGTGGCTAGAGAGACGTGGGGGGTTCGGAGCCGCG is a genomic window of Lepidochelys kempii isolate rLepKem1 chromosome 1, rLepKem1.hap2, whole genome shotgun sequence containing:
- the LOC140907248 gene encoding hemoglobin subunit beta yields the protein MVHWTAEEKQLITGLWGKVNVAECGGEALARLLIVYPWTQRFFSSFGNLSSPTAIVGNPKVRDHGKKVLTSFGDAVKNLDNIKATYAKLSELHCDRLHVDPENFRLLGDILMIVLAAHFGSEFTPACQAAWQKLVRVVAHALSYKYH